A single region of the Lycium barbarum isolate Lr01 chromosome 2, ASM1917538v2, whole genome shotgun sequence genome encodes:
- the LOC132623533 gene encoding F-box only protein 8-like, whose protein sequence is MATQTKQESIPQDIIIQIFSWLPIKSLMRFKCVSKFYNSLVLERNFGDLHLSHYFKISRGDTKFIARVKDVCYAIEEHDEDGSATMHQTECFNKLYDHINGPPDEYQDHFMCDNGLCCIWDVTYNAMGDVFLKYIAIYNPTTREVRFLPHLKDFEPTSFTYYICSIGFEPKENKYKVLLVINFSIELSRAWVFTLGIDKSWREIKFEHGYDIPPYRSGICISGIIYRFGGAPESCIAAFDVKSEIFRSIPTCRELVNTLDVSKYDYMLIEVEGKIAILEFLDFWFTEDIHLWIFGETRKDEWEHHIFRFPLGSEGIYLRSHRIRKYRGEEIVFAMNITANDVLVCFCYDVKKKSWRHFEVQGSPVSVGSICIYAESLFSLENIGSTHHQVQLQGN, encoded by the coding sequence ATGGCGACTCAAACAAAGCAAGAGTCAATTCCCCAAGATATAATCATCCAAATTTTCTCATGGCTTCCTATTAAGTCTTTAATGCGTTTTAAGTGCGTTTCGAAATTTTATAATTCTCTTGTGTTGGAACGAAATTTCGGGGATCTCCATTTGTCCCATTATTTTAAGATCAGTCGTGGCGATACCAAATTTATTGCACGCGTAAAGGATGTTTGTTACGCTATAGAAGAGCATGATGAAGATGGAAGTGCCACCATGCATCAAACTGAGTGTTTTAATAAGTTGTATGATCACATTAACGGTCCTCCTGATGAATATCAGGATCATTTCATGTGCGATAATGGTTTGTGTTGCATATGGGATGTGACTTACAATGCCATGGGAGATGTATTTTTGAAGTATATTGCAATTTACAATCCCACTACAAGAGAAGTAAGATTTCTTCCACACTTGAAAGATTTTGAGCCAACAAGTTTTACCTATTATATCTGTTCAATAGGTTTTGAGCCAAAAGAAAACAAGTATAAAGTTCTTTTGGTTATTAATTTTTCAATCGAATTATCAAGAGCATGGGTTTTCACTTTAGGCATAGATAAATCATGGAGGGAGATTAAATTTGAACATGGTTATGATATTCCTCCATACAGATCCGGAATTTGCATTAGTGGCATTATCTATCGGTTTGGCGGTGCTCCGGAGTCCTGTATAGCTGCATTTGATGTTAAATCTGAAATTTTCAGAAGTATCCCAACGTGTCGTGAATTAGTTAATACTTTAGATGTAAGCAAATATGATTATATGCTGATAGAAGTAGAGGGAAAAATAGCAATCCTGGaatttttagatttttggttTACTGAAGACATCCATCTATGGATTTTTGGAGAGACTCGAAAAGACGAATGGGAACATCACATCTTTCGATTTCCTTTAGGATCGGAAGGCATATACTTGCGTTCCCATAGGATTCGCAAGTATCGTGGTGAAGAGATTGTATTTGCAATGAACATCACGGCCAATGATGTTTTGGTTTGTTTTTGTTATGATGTCAAGAAAAAGAGCTGGAGACATTTTGAAGTCCAAGGAAGTCCTGTTTCGGTTGGAAGCATTTGTATTTATGCTGAAAGCCTCTTCTCATTAGAAAATATTGGCAGTACTCATCACCAAGTACAACTACAAGGCAATTAG